A genomic window from Winogradskyella sp. J14-2 includes:
- a CDS encoding sulfatase: protein MNKTIILIAYLATSFLVKGQELTKKPNIVFILADDLGINALNSNGNALVESPNIDKLFFEGMHFTNGYSNDPTCAPSRASILSGQYVPRHKVYRVADRYKTDKKTLEAMRFLPPEINRVKGSGAGLNLDKITIAEALKTSNYTTSAYGKWHLGKNDLQIQNQGFDEGYEITGHYNFKTSPQQEDLDNTQYSADVITDKTINFIKKASSENKPFFAYVPYYLVHKPLEPKAEYLAYFKNKLKNNSIVGKDEIKVLAMIKSLDESVGQLLKTLNDLGLEDDTIIVFTSDNGHYKTESNIFNQPYKGVKGQTLEGGIRVPYIFKWKNKIKAGSRSNEPIIHVDIYPTLLGLTNTSKPKDYVLDGEDISPVLLGITSETKRDALVWQYTNYARWNEKRQEFASSWVNVIQMDGFKMTEDVETNNFTLYNLNNDPYETKEVSNNYPAEIDKLKARLQQWKTETGYEKPQLNPDYIKQ, encoded by the coding sequence ATGAATAAGACAATAATACTCATAGCATATCTAGCGACTTCTTTTCTTGTAAAAGGACAAGAACTGACTAAAAAACCCAATATCGTTTTTATTTTGGCAGACGATTTAGGTATCAATGCCTTAAATTCTAACGGTAATGCTTTGGTAGAATCGCCAAATATAGATAAACTGTTTTTTGAAGGTATGCATTTTACTAATGGTTATTCTAACGATCCTACTTGCGCACCATCGCGAGCGTCTATTTTATCAGGACAATATGTGCCAAGACATAAAGTGTATCGTGTGGCAGATCGTTACAAAACCGATAAAAAAACATTGGAAGCGATGCGCTTTTTACCACCAGAAATCAATAGAGTTAAGGGTTCTGGTGCAGGATTAAATTTAGATAAAATCACCATTGCCGAAGCTTTAAAAACCAGCAATTATACAACTTCAGCATATGGGAAATGGCATTTAGGAAAAAACGATTTACAAATCCAAAATCAAGGATTTGATGAAGGTTATGAAATTACGGGACACTATAATTTCAAAACCTCACCACAACAAGAAGATTTGGATAACACACAATATTCCGCAGATGTGATTACTGATAAAACCATCAATTTTATAAAAAAAGCGTCTTCAGAAAACAAACCTTTCTTCGCTTATGTACCTTATTATTTAGTACATAAACCTTTAGAGCCCAAAGCAGAATATTTGGCATATTTCAAAAATAAATTAAAAAATAATTCCATAGTCGGTAAAGACGAAATTAAGGTTTTAGCCATGATTAAAAGTCTTGATGAAAGTGTTGGTCAATTATTAAAAACTTTAAACGATTTAGGGTTGGAAGACGATACTATTATTGTGTTTACAAGCGATAACGGTCACTACAAAACCGAAAGTAATATCTTCAATCAACCATACAAAGGTGTAAAAGGTCAAACTTTAGAAGGAGGCATTCGAGTACCATATATTTTCAAATGGAAAAATAAGATTAAGGCTGGCTCAAGGTCTAATGAACCTATAATTCATGTTGATATTTATCCAACACTTTTAGGATTGACGAATACCTCAAAACCAAAAGACTATGTTTTGGATGGTGAAGACATTTCACCTGTTTTATTAGGAATAACTTCGGAAACTAAACGCGATGCATTGGTTTGGCAATACACCAACTATGCACGTTGGAACGAAAAAAGACAGGAGTTTGCTTCAAGTTGGGTGAATGTGATACAAATGGATGGTTTTAAAATGACAGAAGATGTGGAAACAAACAACTTTACTTTGTATAATTTGAACAACGACCCTTATGAAACTAAAGAGGTGTCAAACAACTATCCTGCCGAAATAGATAAATTAAAAGCAAGATTGCAACAGTGGAAAACAGAAACTGGCTACGAAAAACCACAACTAAATCCAGACTATATCAAACAATAA
- a CDS encoding SGNH/GDSL hydrolase family protein has product MNNIVTNLIISFVLLITINVAAQDYYNVPCNDKNIIVEGSNYVSIEDNELVAHRHNQKVYENTTKENLFNPLKARTCSGITLNFKTKSPTVKVRFKIIEGLDKAPVFGVFQDDVFDKNKQFKYIPNNIVTIDISSKKSGKHVTYSITFPLKTDVHFLGLELEENHNLEPLKRETRKTYVAFGDSISHGTGQQTTQETFPFILAKKLNYELFNTAVGGSKTSEVMAEMIRDDFKHIDMMTVLIGTNDFNGEGVGVEALKKRYENILNIIRETHKETKIYCIVSLATKWKTSKKTNLPIELFIAAITEIIKERQQKGDDNIYIIEGDKLTTIEDLKDNVHLSVAGAKSFAEELSKIIE; this is encoded by the coding sequence ATGAACAATATAGTGACTAATTTAATAATATCATTTGTTTTGCTGATTACTATTAATGTAGCTGCCCAAGACTATTACAATGTTCCTTGTAATGATAAAAATATTATTGTTGAAGGGAGTAATTATGTATCAATTGAGGATAATGAATTAGTTGCGCATAGACATAATCAAAAAGTATATGAGAATACAACAAAAGAAAATTTATTTAATCCCCTAAAGGCAAGGACATGTTCTGGGATAACATTAAACTTTAAAACGAAAAGCCCAACGGTAAAAGTAAGATTTAAGATTATTGAAGGTTTGGATAAAGCACCTGTTTTTGGTGTGTTTCAGGATGATGTGTTTGATAAAAACAAACAATTTAAGTACATTCCAAATAACATAGTTACTATAGATATAAGTTCTAAAAAATCAGGTAAACATGTCACGTATTCTATAACATTTCCATTAAAAACCGATGTACATTTTCTAGGTTTAGAGCTCGAAGAGAACCATAATTTAGAACCTTTAAAAAGGGAAACTAGAAAGACCTATGTTGCTTTTGGCGATTCTATTTCACATGGTACTGGGCAACAAACCACTCAGGAAACATTCCCTTTTATTTTAGCAAAAAAGTTGAATTATGAGTTATTTAATACTGCTGTAGGAGGTTCAAAAACATCGGAAGTTATGGCAGAAATGATTCGCGATGATTTTAAGCACATCGATATGATGACTGTTCTCATTGGTACCAACGATTTTAATGGAGAAGGCGTTGGTGTTGAAGCATTAAAAAAACGCTATGAGAACATCTTGAACATCATAAGGGAGACCCATAAGGAGACCAAAATCTATTGTATCGTATCCTTGGCGACAAAATGGAAAACATCTAAAAAAACAAATTTACCAATAGAGCTCTTTATAGCAGCAATAACAGAGATTATAAAAGAAAGACAGCAAAAGGGTGACGACAATATCTACATAATTGAAGGCGATAAATTGACGACGATAGAAGATCTAAAGGATAATGTGCACTTAAGTGTCGCAGGCGCAAAATCGTTTGCAGAGGAATTATCAAAAATTATAGAATAA
- a CDS encoding sulfatase, producing the protein MHKILKSYPIIALVLCSLIFGCKPKQATQQSYSASVSDSNEAKPNILIIYVDDLGFHDLSMNGSQIYQTPNIDALAKQSVVFNNAYANYPRCVPSRYAMMTGNYPVQNGDVPDDGFEMNNVPDQKNFIKNIKALGYQTAYFGKWHLGDEQSLKDFGYDYSFAAGHAGSPISFLYPFNELKRNGKTKKKPIPDVDSVSKEGDYLMDVMTDNVAKYIRNADKNKPFMAMFSFYAVHQPLEAKEKDIARNKTEIKNFDFGNQPEYIKEGTGRTKMRQDHPKYAAMVETMDENVGKLLQLLKDLNIDDNTIIVFSSDHGGLSNDGTKQRQLATSNYPLRAGKGWLYDGGIKVPLMVKWNGKFQPKTDDESLVMLMDVFPTVLDITAKMDLQTNGKSFLPILQNKEKWTGRTVFWHSSKARPVNTGDTRSSAIRKGNYKLINWYQEGRTELYDLRKDPSELDDISGKNPELVQQLLKELNNWKDKF; encoded by the coding sequence ATGCACAAGATCTTAAAATCATATCCAATAATCGCATTAGTGCTTTGTAGCTTAATCTTTGGTTGTAAACCAAAACAAGCGACACAACAATCATATTCAGCTTCGGTTTCAGATTCAAATGAGGCAAAACCTAATATTCTCATTATTTATGTAGACGATTTAGGTTTTCACGATTTAAGTATGAATGGTAGCCAGATTTATCAAACACCAAATATTGATGCGTTGGCAAAACAATCGGTTGTGTTTAATAATGCGTATGCCAATTATCCGCGCTGTGTACCATCACGATATGCGATGATGACAGGCAATTACCCAGTGCAAAATGGGGATGTGCCAGATGATGGTTTTGAAATGAATAATGTTCCTGATCAAAAAAACTTTATTAAGAATATTAAAGCTTTAGGTTACCAAACCGCTTACTTTGGGAAATGGCATTTAGGAGATGAACAAAGTTTAAAAGATTTTGGTTACGACTACAGTTTTGCTGCTGGGCATGCAGGTTCGCCAATTAGTTTTCTATATCCTTTTAATGAACTGAAGCGAAATGGGAAGACCAAGAAAAAACCAATTCCAGATGTTGATTCAGTAAGTAAAGAAGGTGATTATTTAATGGACGTGATGACTGATAATGTCGCTAAATACATTAGAAACGCAGACAAAAACAAACCGTTTATGGCGATGTTTTCCTTTTATGCAGTGCATCAACCTTTGGAGGCTAAAGAAAAAGATATTGCTCGAAACAAAACCGAAATCAAAAATTTTGACTTCGGAAATCAACCAGAATATATAAAGGAAGGAACAGGTCGTACTAAAATGCGTCAAGACCATCCTAAGTATGCAGCAATGGTAGAAACGATGGATGAAAATGTTGGAAAGCTATTACAACTGCTCAAGGACTTGAATATTGATGATAACACGATTATCGTGTTTTCATCAGACCATGGAGGATTATCAAACGATGGTACAAAACAACGACAGTTAGCAACATCAAACTATCCGCTACGTGCCGGAAAGGGTTGGTTGTATGATGGTGGTATAAAAGTGCCGTTAATGGTAAAATGGAACGGAAAATTTCAACCAAAAACTGATGATGAATCATTGGTAATGTTGATGGATGTGTTTCCAACGGTTTTAGATATTACAGCTAAAATGGATTTACAAACCAACGGAAAAAGCTTTTTGCCAATTCTTCAAAACAAAGAAAAATGGACAGGTAGAACCGTGTTTTGGCATTCATCTAAAGCAAGACCTGTAAATACTGGAGACACCAGGTCATCTGCTATTAGAAAAGGTAATTATAAACTTATCAATTGGTACCAAGAAGGTAGGACAGAACTTTATGATTTACGAAAAGACCCCTCAGAATTGGATGATATTTCTGGTAAAAACCCAGAATTAGTTCAGCAATTACTGAAAGAACTTAATAATTGGAAAGATAAATTTTAA
- a CDS encoding endo-1,4-beta-xylanase, whose translation MKHITSLYFICFITLAFAQNKPKGKDLINKNKIAFLNTKGNLSNIEKSKDAAGNLQFLIETKEEPKFIYNCATSIPIIKKGYKKGTVFLLSFKAKTETASLETGEAKALIIFKQTGDYKGNIDYTQSFSSEWQTYYLPFEADRYINKDNLGLVMQYGYRPQSFSIKDIKFEVFPEGTKLGDLPKTEITYAGMEADAQWRKDAIERIESIRQGKFTLQFYKDGQPLKSKSFNVKLKKHLFPFGARMAAEDIVNNSDDYKNFKKAFNCLVLGNDLKIKHWQNKKKRAMTLKALDVLEEDGYPVKGHVLIWPGFNYLTPEVRQNKDNPEKVTEIIKSHVNSILDATKGKLTHWDVVNEAYTNRDLQKTTGSEEILYNGFRTLAKKQPKVRRFTNEYGIISKGGIDTQKQQWYYDFIKRIDENTGGLVQGIGIQSHIGSDLTPPERVLEILSFYATLGKQISISEFTMDVQDPKVREQYTRDFMIAAFSHPNVSEFLFWGNTEDGRKKSDIFNADNEIGVMGKAYFSLVHGAWKTSLNETTSEDGTVSGIGFFGEYEYSFVENGQLVSGTFQLKPRQSNFYKIEL comes from the coding sequence ATGAAGCACATAACATCATTATATTTCATATGTTTTATTACGTTGGCTTTTGCCCAGAATAAGCCTAAAGGCAAAGACTTAATAAATAAAAACAAGATTGCATTTCTAAATACAAAGGGCAATTTATCAAACATCGAAAAATCTAAAGACGCTGCTGGGAACCTTCAGTTTTTAATTGAAACTAAAGAAGAGCCAAAGTTCATTTACAATTGTGCTACCAGTATTCCTATAATTAAAAAAGGCTATAAAAAAGGAACCGTTTTTTTATTGTCTTTTAAGGCAAAAACCGAAACAGCAAGTTTAGAAACAGGCGAAGCAAAAGCACTTATAATCTTTAAGCAAACGGGAGATTACAAAGGCAATATAGATTATACGCAAAGTTTTTCATCAGAGTGGCAAACCTACTATCTACCTTTTGAAGCAGATAGATACATCAACAAAGACAATTTAGGACTTGTGATGCAATATGGTTACAGACCGCAGTCTTTTTCTATTAAGGATATTAAATTTGAAGTTTTTCCAGAAGGAACTAAACTAGGAGATTTACCCAAAACCGAAATCACTTATGCTGGTATGGAAGCTGATGCACAATGGCGAAAAGATGCCATAGAACGTATTGAATCGATTAGGCAGGGAAAATTCACATTACAGTTCTATAAAGACGGTCAACCTTTAAAAAGCAAATCGTTTAACGTAAAACTAAAAAAACATTTATTCCCTTTTGGAGCACGAATGGCTGCAGAGGATATCGTAAACAATTCTGATGATTACAAAAATTTCAAAAAAGCTTTTAATTGTTTGGTTCTTGGTAATGACCTCAAAATTAAGCATTGGCAAAACAAGAAAAAGCGCGCAATGACATTAAAAGCATTAGATGTTTTAGAGGAAGACGGTTATCCTGTAAAAGGGCATGTATTAATTTGGCCTGGATTTAACTACCTCACGCCAGAAGTAAGACAAAACAAGGACAATCCTGAAAAAGTAACAGAAATAATTAAAAGCCACGTCAATTCTATTTTAGATGCAACCAAAGGAAAACTAACGCATTGGGATGTGGTTAATGAAGCCTATACCAATAGAGATTTACAAAAAACAACAGGAAGTGAAGAGATTCTTTACAACGGATTTAGAACATTGGCAAAAAAACAACCAAAAGTTAGACGTTTTACTAACGAGTATGGCATTATAAGTAAAGGCGGAATTGACACCCAAAAGCAACAATGGTATTACGATTTTATAAAACGTATCGATGAAAATACAGGCGGATTGGTACAAGGCATAGGCATACAAAGCCATATAGGAAGTGATTTAACACCACCAGAACGTGTGCTTGAAATTTTATCGTTCTATGCTACTTTAGGAAAGCAAATTAGTATTTCGGAGTTTACTATGGATGTACAAGACCCAAAAGTGCGCGAACAATACACACGCGATTTTATGATAGCTGCTTTTAGTCATCCAAATGTATCAGAGTTTCTGTTTTGGGGAAATACCGAAGATGGTCGAAAAAAATCAGATATTTTTAATGCCGATAATGAGATTGGTGTTATGGGTAAAGCTTATTTCTCATTAGTCCACGGTGCTTGGAAGACCAGCCTAAACGAAACAACTTCTGAAGACGGAACGGTTTCAGGAATAGGTTTTTTTGGCGAGTACGAATATTCTTTTGTTGAAAATGGCCAGTTGGTCTCAGGAACTTTTCAACTTAAACCAAGGCAATCAAATTTTTATAAGATAGAATTATAA